The Thermodesulfobacteriota bacterium genome contains the following window.
GCAAAGAGTATGGTTTTGACACTGAAGTAGTTGACACTGAGCTAATTGATGGCGAAGTGGTGAGCAGTACGTCAATAAGAAATCTGGTCACAGAAGGTAATATGGAAAAAGCAGCCAAATTCCTTGGCTACAACTTCTATATTGAAGGCGAGGTGAAAGAGGGCGAGCGTCGGGGAAGACAGATTGGATTTCCAACTGCTAACCTCAACACTGACTGGGACATATTGCCAAAGGTTGGGGTTTACGCCACACGTGCTCATATCGGTGATAGGGCTCTTAACAGTATTACAAACGTAGGCTACCGACCTACATTCGGGCACAACGAATTGTTAATCGAAACGCATATTTTTGATTTTAGTGAAGACATTTATAAGAAGAGATTAAAAGTGGAATTTGTCGATAGAGTAAGAGACGAGCAGAAATTTGATGGCCCTGATGCACTTATTGAACAAATTAAAAAAGATGTTGAGAAAGTAAAAGAAATATTGTCTTAAAGTCATAGCAAAAGAGGACAAGAGATTGGGAGTAAAAGCAACAACCGGAATATATGGATTATTTGGACACCCTGTAAAACACAGCCTCTCGCCCAACATGCACAATAGTGCTTTTAATGAACTGGGCCTGGATTCAGTTTATGTGGCATTTGATATTGACCCTGAAAATATTGAAGATGCAACAAAAGCCATTAGGGCTATGAATATAAAAGGGATCAATATCACAATACCCCACAAGCAGACAATTATGCCCTTTTTAGATGAAATCTCTCCAGACGCGAAGCTCACTGGAGCTGTGAATACGGTTAAGAATGAAGATGGAAAACTGACTGGTTTTAACACTGATGTCGGAGGATTTTTAAGGGCCATAAGAGAGGATCTTGATTTTACTCCTGAGGGAAAAACGCTTTTTATTACAGGGGCTGGAGGAGC
Protein-coding sequences here:
- a CDS encoding shikimate dehydrogenase codes for the protein MGVKATTGIYGLFGHPVKHSLSPNMHNSAFNELGLDSVYVAFDIDPENIEDATKAIRAMNIKGINITIPHKQTIMPFLDEISPDAKLTGAVNTVKNEDGKLTGFNTDVGGFLRAIREDLDFTPEGKTLFITGAGGA
- a CDS encoding bifunctional riboflavin kinase/FAD synthetase produces the protein MKVIFDPEEPIQNSTSATIGNFDGVHLGHKKILSAIKQEANEQGLSSCVITFHPHPQKVLQNIDIPLLMPIRERLKLLEKEGIDVVACYTFTKEIANISARDFVTNILVGNLNLKHLIVGPDFSFGHKREGNLDLLNEMGKEYGFDTEVVDTELIDGEVVSSTSIRNLVTEGNMEKAAKFLGYNFYIEGEVKEGERRGRQIGFPTANLNTDWDILPKVGVYATRAHIGDRALNSITNVGYRPTFGHNELLIETHIFDFSEDIYKKRLKVEFVDRVRDEQKFDGPDALIEQIKKDVEKVKEILS